A section of the Cryobacterium soli genome encodes:
- a CDS encoding glycosyltransferase family 2 protein, with translation MSAKTDKTLRPRRQRGTDKDPAPQPVLHAIPSPARLARARFAPALSLLLWLSYLVTVVVTLARGDALAGATQLVETIVFLVSVTLLTFSACMYLLARSGALPRFAAHRRVRRITLDEHVSRMREDEQAPESALDRPEPQLASGAAPRLVALLPSRDEDPDLVRMSLWSVALQEFPNLNVVLLIDDDPDPTDPAARESLERSRLLGDEIMAQLAPMRMRLEAAWARLHSSGAGKRGRPGAAEATEIVVREHATAARWLRDLADAQSTRTHVEVFFVDQVLRGLAATLDATATALHDALENDESPLSHARAEQVLLRLLNIFTVEMSAFERKRYASLSHAPNKAMNLNSYLGLLGGRYREQRDSRGLTLVRLDPDNAAESTAFGSSVILEAPDTDFVLTLDADSMLLPEYCLRLVHLLDQPESAAIAVAQTPYSAYRGAPTRIERLAGATTDLQHILHQGLTSFGATYWVGANAVLRRSALEDIRRESDEDGVHVVRFISDRTAIEDTESSIDIAAHGWALVNYPERLSYSATPPDFGSLVIQRRRWADGGLLVLPRLHDFIVTRRRQGTPLPLTNRVLRTNYLGSITWVTLGLIAVLVLNPLGGQLVTFQLLLIAAPYFAEMASDLRYLGYRRRDVIGIYALNLLILPANLAGSIASVVQVLTDRKARFARTPKVSTRTPASALYALAPLLIVAGAATIAVRAGLVGDWGTTAFASFTALAAAWGVFGLIGIRATISDLWFGWLNWVWVDSPRAPATAPSTAPLWSVVVDDGSLTTVGALR, from the coding sequence GTGAGCGCCAAGACCGACAAGACACTGCGGCCACGCCGCCAACGGGGTACGGACAAGGATCCGGCTCCTCAACCCGTGCTGCACGCCATTCCCTCGCCCGCCCGGCTGGCTCGGGCCCGCTTCGCCCCTGCCCTGTCGTTGTTGCTCTGGCTGTCATACCTCGTCACCGTCGTGGTGACCCTCGCCCGCGGCGACGCCCTGGCCGGCGCCACCCAGCTTGTGGAGACCATAGTGTTCCTGGTCTCGGTGACGCTGCTCACCTTCTCGGCCTGCATGTACCTGCTCGCCCGCTCGGGCGCGCTCCCGCGTTTCGCGGCGCACCGTCGCGTGCGTCGGATCACCCTCGACGAGCACGTCTCGCGGATGCGCGAGGACGAGCAGGCGCCGGAGTCCGCTCTGGATCGGCCCGAGCCCCAGCTCGCCAGTGGTGCTGCACCCCGTCTGGTCGCCCTACTGCCGTCGAGGGATGAAGACCCCGACCTGGTGCGCATGTCGCTGTGGTCGGTCGCACTGCAGGAGTTCCCGAACCTCAACGTCGTTCTGCTCATCGACGACGACCCGGACCCCACCGATCCGGCAGCCCGGGAGTCCCTCGAACGCAGCCGACTGCTCGGCGACGAGATCATGGCCCAACTCGCGCCGATGCGGATGCGCCTCGAAGCCGCGTGGGCGCGCCTGCACAGCTCGGGGGCCGGCAAACGTGGGCGCCCAGGCGCAGCCGAAGCGACCGAGATCGTGGTGCGGGAACACGCCACCGCGGCGCGGTGGCTCCGTGACCTGGCTGATGCGCAATCCACGCGCACCCACGTGGAGGTCTTCTTCGTGGATCAGGTTCTGCGCGGCCTGGCTGCGACTCTGGACGCCACGGCAACGGCCCTGCACGATGCCCTCGAGAACGACGAGAGCCCCCTATCGCACGCGAGAGCCGAACAGGTCCTGCTGCGACTGCTCAACATTTTCACCGTGGAGATGAGCGCCTTCGAGCGCAAGCGGTACGCCTCGCTCTCCCACGCGCCCAACAAGGCCATGAACCTCAACAGCTACCTCGGCCTTCTCGGTGGGCGGTACCGCGAGCAGCGAGACAGCCGTGGCCTCACCCTGGTGCGCCTCGACCCCGACAACGCCGCCGAGTCGACGGCATTCGGCTCATCGGTGATTCTCGAGGCACCGGATACTGATTTCGTGCTGACCCTGGACGCCGATTCGATGCTGCTGCCCGAATACTGCCTGCGGCTCGTGCACCTGCTCGACCAGCCGGAGAGCGCCGCGATAGCCGTTGCCCAGACGCCGTACTCGGCCTACCGGGGAGCCCCGACCCGCATCGAGCGCCTCGCCGGCGCCACCACCGACCTCCAGCACATCCTGCACCAGGGGCTGACCTCGTTCGGCGCCACCTACTGGGTGGGCGCGAACGCCGTGCTGCGCCGCTCGGCCCTCGAGGACATCCGGCGCGAGAGCGACGAAGACGGCGTGCACGTGGTGCGCTTCATCTCCGACCGCACCGCGATCGAAGACACCGAGTCGAGCATCGACATCGCCGCCCACGGCTGGGCACTGGTCAACTATCCCGAGCGACTGAGCTACAGCGCGACCCCGCCCGACTTCGGCAGCCTCGTCATCCAACGCCGACGCTGGGCAGACGGCGGCTTACTGGTTCTGCCTCGGCTGCACGACTTCATCGTCACACGACGCCGACAGGGTACGCCTCTCCCGTTGACGAACAGGGTTCTGCGCACCAACTACCTGGGCTCGATCACCTGGGTCACCCTCGGCCTGATCGCGGTGTTGGTCCTGAACCCCCTCGGTGGGCAACTGGTGACCTTCCAACTGCTCCTCATCGCCGCCCCGTACTTCGCCGAGATGGCGTCGGACCTGCGCTACCTGGGCTACCGACGTCGGGATGTCATCGGCATCTATGCACTGAACCTGCTCATCCTGCCGGCGAACCTGGCGGGCAGCATCGCCTCGGTCGTGCAGGTTCTCACGGACCGCAAGGCCCGTTTCGCGCGCACCCCCAAGGTGAGCACCCGCACGCCGGCGTCCGCGCTCTACGCTTTGGCCCCGCTCCTGATCGTCGCCGGTGCGGCCACCATCGCGGTGCGAGCCGGCCTCGTCGGAGACTGGGGCACCACGGCGTTCGCCTCGTTCACGGCGCTTGCCGCCGCGTGGGGAGTCTTCGGACTCATCGGCATCCGCGCCACAATCAGCGATCTGTGGTTCGGCTGGCTGAACTGGGTCTGGGTCGACTCACCGCGCGCACCCGCGACGGCGCCCAGCACCGCCCCGCTCTGGTCGGTCGTCGTCGACGACGGATCCCTGACTACCGTTGGAGCCCTGCGATGA
- a CDS encoding alpha/beta hydrolase, whose amino-acid sequence MDSLTIPGPHGTIPIRIYRAEAVAWAPGLVWAHGGGFAWGDLDMPEAHWVAQDLAARGITVVSVDYRLAPVSTALTDSEPARDGVLFPVASEEVAAAVRWALEHAAELGIDSGRLSLGGASAGGDLAAGAALRLRDAGGPQPSSLLLAYPLVHSALPHPAAELAQKIEVLPADARFEPDDVRAMNLNYVGDPAELDNPYAFPGGHDLSGLPPTFVLNSEHDSLRASGQAFAAELALAGVDVAVFREPGTRHGHLNEPANPGALASIGRMAAWLDGSTRFARG is encoded by the coding sequence ATGGATTCCCTCACGATTCCCGGCCCGCACGGCACCATCCCGATTCGCATCTATCGGGCCGAAGCCGTGGCTTGGGCACCGGGGCTGGTGTGGGCGCACGGCGGGGGTTTCGCCTGGGGCGACCTAGACATGCCCGAGGCGCACTGGGTCGCCCAGGACCTCGCGGCCCGCGGCATCACCGTCGTCAGTGTCGACTACAGGCTCGCGCCAGTGTCGACGGCTCTCACCGACAGCGAACCGGCGCGTGACGGGGTGCTCTTCCCCGTCGCATCCGAGGAGGTTGCTGCGGCAGTCCGCTGGGCCCTCGAGCACGCCGCCGAGCTCGGTATCGACTCCGGCAGGCTGTCGCTGGGCGGGGCGAGCGCCGGTGGCGATCTCGCCGCAGGGGCGGCGCTCCGATTGCGGGATGCCGGCGGCCCCCAGCCGTCATCGCTGCTCCTGGCCTACCCGCTGGTGCACAGCGCCTTGCCCCACCCCGCCGCGGAACTCGCGCAGAAGATCGAGGTGCTACCCGCTGATGCCCGCTTCGAGCCCGACGATGTGCGGGCGATGAACCTCAATTACGTGGGTGATCCGGCCGAGCTCGACAACCCGTACGCGTTCCCGGGCGGACACGACCTGAGCGGACTGCCGCCCACATTCGTGCTCAATTCCGAGCACGACAGTCTGCGCGCATCCGGGCAGGCCTTCGCGGCCGAGCTCGCGTTGGCGGGCGTGGATGTGGCGGTCTTCCGCGAACCTGGCACGCGTCATGGCCATCTCAACGAACCGGCGAACCCCGGCGCACTCGCCAGCATCGGGCGGATGGCGGCCTGGCTCGACGGCTCGACCAGGTTCGCCCGCGGCTGA
- a CDS encoding alpha-L-rhamnosidase — translation MIQPTSFPVVVSALWAEGRGRPDFLATGTPALSWRVQTDAPGWQQYSYTLETRRGSFVRRERRHTVASQHQPWADGPLGAYERAAVRVRVVGTDGSVSEFSDWMELRTGPLSPVDWAAPFIAVSGPVTATATATADRGTTRFRTLVDAAPGLVLAVLSATAHGVYQAVINGRVVGDEVLTPGWTSYDDRLTVQSYDVTGLVTEGANVLGATVADGWYGEHFGFDGSFARGYPGPRALSMQLRLEYADGRVQTVVTDETWTGSDTGPVIRAGIYPGESFDARLDDAALADPGTALPHPLRVTVLGADLANPARLTPSFAPPVRRIEHLAVESVTTSPNGATLLDFGQNLVGWLELTIDAPAGHTVTLRHAEVLENGELGVRPLRFAEATDTFTGDGGGPRVWSPAFTFHGFRYAEVTGWPGELRSEDIRAVVVHNDMVRTGYLETSNPQLNQLHRNVLWGMRGNFLSLPTDCPQRDERLGWTGDIQAFAPTAGYLYDVSGFLGSWLRDLAAEQRRADGVVTFVVPNPLPMTPMAAAAWGDAGTLVPDALYGRYGDRAALAAQYESMRAWVDVVDALAGADHLWTGGFQFGDWLDPSAPPENPAAAKTDPDIVATAYFFRSTSRLAAAAEVLGRTSDAARYGRLADDIRVAFVAEYVTPAGRMLSDAHTAYALAIGFGLLTDPVLVAKAGARLAELVRSHGYRIGTGFVGTPLICDALCLGGQSEVAFRLLLEEGCPSWLYPVSMGATTIWERWDSMLPDGSINPGEMTSFNHYALGAVADWMHRAIGGIAPGEPGSRVTLVAPVLGGGITSASASLDTGYGPVTVDWTLTGSTFALMVSVPPNTTAVVRLPGSAATVEVGSGAHEWVTDVAALVAAPAPAPLSMQTSLSEIIDDAGAASALQALFAEVGYVIGLGWTTGGRWKSNSPLDTSLIMMPPAGVARVQQLLTELNARH, via the coding sequence ATGATTCAGCCCACTTCGTTCCCCGTCGTCGTGTCCGCTCTCTGGGCCGAGGGCCGCGGCCGCCCGGATTTTCTTGCGACCGGCACTCCCGCCCTGTCCTGGCGGGTGCAAACGGATGCGCCGGGCTGGCAGCAGTACTCCTACACGCTGGAGACTCGGCGCGGGTCGTTCGTTCGCCGCGAGCGCCGCCACACCGTGGCGTCGCAGCACCAGCCGTGGGCGGACGGTCCACTCGGGGCCTACGAGCGGGCCGCTGTGCGGGTGCGAGTGGTCGGCACGGACGGGTCGGTTTCGGAGTTCAGCGACTGGATGGAGCTGCGCACCGGACCACTCTCCCCCGTCGACTGGGCGGCGCCGTTTATCGCCGTGTCCGGCCCCGTCACCGCAACTGCAACCGCAACCGCGGATCGCGGCACCACCCGGTTCCGCACCCTTGTCGACGCCGCCCCTGGCCTGGTCTTGGCCGTTCTCTCGGCCACCGCGCACGGCGTCTACCAGGCGGTGATCAATGGCCGGGTCGTCGGCGATGAGGTGCTCACCCCCGGCTGGACCAGCTATGACGACAGGCTCACCGTGCAGTCCTACGACGTGACCGGCCTCGTGACCGAGGGCGCCAACGTGCTCGGCGCCACTGTTGCCGACGGCTGGTATGGCGAGCACTTCGGTTTCGACGGCAGTTTTGCGCGGGGCTACCCCGGGCCGCGGGCGCTCTCGATGCAGCTGCGCCTGGAGTACGCGGACGGCCGGGTTCAGACCGTCGTCACCGATGAGACCTGGACCGGGAGCGACACCGGCCCTGTCATCCGGGCCGGTATCTACCCCGGCGAGAGTTTCGACGCCCGCTTGGACGATGCCGCGCTGGCCGACCCCGGTACGGCATTGCCGCATCCGCTACGCGTTACCGTCCTCGGCGCCGACCTCGCGAACCCGGCCCGACTCACCCCGTCGTTCGCCCCTCCGGTGCGCCGCATCGAACACCTGGCCGTGGAATCGGTGACCACGAGTCCAAACGGCGCGACCCTGCTCGACTTCGGCCAGAACCTGGTCGGTTGGCTCGAACTGACCATCGATGCCCCGGCCGGCCACACTGTGACTCTGCGGCACGCGGAGGTGCTCGAGAACGGCGAGCTCGGGGTACGGCCGCTACGGTTCGCGGAGGCCACCGACACCTTCACGGGCGACGGCGGCGGCCCGCGCGTCTGGAGCCCCGCGTTTACCTTCCACGGCTTCCGCTACGCCGAGGTCACCGGCTGGCCCGGCGAGCTGCGGTCGGAGGACATCCGCGCGGTGGTCGTGCACAACGACATGGTGCGCACCGGCTACCTGGAGACCAGCAACCCCCAACTCAATCAACTACACCGGAACGTGTTGTGGGGCATGCGCGGTAATTTCCTCAGCCTGCCCACCGACTGCCCGCAGCGTGACGAACGGCTCGGCTGGACCGGCGACATCCAGGCGTTCGCGCCCACCGCCGGCTATCTCTATGACGTGTCCGGTTTCCTCGGCTCCTGGCTGCGTGACCTGGCCGCCGAACAGCGCCGGGCCGACGGGGTCGTTACATTCGTGGTGCCCAACCCGCTGCCGATGACCCCGATGGCCGCCGCCGCGTGGGGCGACGCCGGCACCCTGGTTCCGGATGCGCTCTACGGGCGCTACGGCGACCGGGCCGCGCTGGCCGCCCAGTACGAGAGCATGCGGGCCTGGGTCGATGTGGTCGACGCTCTCGCCGGAGCCGACCATCTCTGGACCGGCGGCTTCCAATTCGGCGACTGGCTCGACCCGAGCGCCCCGCCGGAGAACCCGGCCGCAGCCAAGACCGACCCCGACATCGTGGCCACGGCGTACTTCTTCCGTTCCACCAGCCGGCTGGCCGCTGCCGCCGAGGTGCTCGGCCGCACCTCAGACGCCGCCAGGTACGGCCGTCTGGCCGACGACATCCGGGTCGCCTTCGTCGCCGAGTACGTCACCCCGGCGGGGCGGATGCTCTCGGACGCCCACACCGCGTATGCCCTGGCCATCGGGTTCGGGCTGCTCACCGACCCGGTGCTGGTGGCCAAGGCCGGCGCCCGGCTGGCTGAGCTGGTGCGCTCGCACGGCTACCGCATCGGCACCGGCTTCGTCGGCACCCCGCTGATCTGCGACGCGCTGTGCCTGGGCGGCCAGAGCGAGGTGGCGTTCCGGCTGCTGCTCGAGGAGGGCTGCCCGTCGTGGCTGTACCCGGTGTCGATGGGCGCCACCACCATCTGGGAACGCTGGGACAGCATGCTGCCCGACGGCAGCATCAACCCGGGCGAGATGACCTCGTTCAACCACTACGCCCTCGGCGCGGTCGCCGACTGGATGCACCGCGCCATCGGCGGCATCGCGCCCGGCGAACCCGGCTCACGGGTGACCCTGGTGGCCCCGGTTCTCGGCGGCGGGATCACGAGCGCATCGGCGTCGCTCGACACCGGTTACGGCCCGGTCACGGTGGACTGGACGCTCACCGGCAGCACCTTCGCCCTGATGGTGTCTGTACCGCCGAACACCACGGCCGTGGTGCGGCTGCCGGGGTCGGCCGCAACCGTGGAGGTGGGCTCCGGCGCGCACGAGTGGGTCACCGATGTGGCCGCTCTCGTGGCAGCCCCCGCGCCGGCGCCGCTGAGCATGCAGACCTCACTGTCGGAGATCATCGACGACGCCGGCGCGGCATCCGCCCTACAGGCGCTGTTCGCCGAGGTGGGCTACGTCATCGGCCTGGGTTGGACCACGGGCGGCCGATGGAAGAGCAATTCCCCGCTCGACACCTCCCTCATCATGATGCCGCCGGCCGGCGTGGCCCGGGTGCAGCAGCTACTCACCGAGCTCAACGCCCGCCACTAG
- a CDS encoding glycoside hydrolase family 43 protein → MSDLSWPNPLIAGFYPDPSVVKVGADYYLANSTFEYLPGIPVFHSTDLLDWTQIGHVVERPGQLASAHVPTLGGAWAPTIRHRDGVFYVVVTDAMGRGMLIFTATDPAGPWSDGTVIQGVHGIDTDLAWDEDGLAYITYSGLDVTSGEDPGEHKGILQFTVDLDTGIPLSDPVSVWSGTGLKFPEAPHLYQHGGYWYLLIAEGGTERGHGISVARGEHPYGPFTEGPAVGGPANPILSARSTNRPIQNTGHGDLVETPDGGWAIVMLGMRPTGMTQAFSALGRETFITGARWEDDWLAADPVLLNPRPGETVFTDDFTGPELAPEWIGVRRYSAELATLTGRLVLTGEGGTLDAEQPVLVGVRQRNPWSSTSVRVAPGTGLGGLGVRYDEHHHYEIEVGNGIVTARACVAGIRQEWTVPLAPAQLVDGTVTLGLDTVPPDASSILAGLTSDVVVLSVGTGADRVELARVDGRYLSQETAASFTGRVICLYAVTGEVSFAAFRYSGTD, encoded by the coding sequence ATGAGCGACCTCTCCTGGCCCAACCCGCTGATCGCCGGGTTCTACCCCGACCCCAGCGTGGTCAAGGTGGGTGCGGATTACTACCTCGCCAACTCCACCTTCGAATACCTGCCCGGCATCCCGGTGTTCCACAGCACCGACCTGCTCGACTGGACCCAGATCGGTCACGTCGTCGAGCGCCCCGGTCAGCTCGCGTCGGCGCACGTGCCCACGCTGGGCGGCGCCTGGGCGCCGACCATCCGGCACCGGGACGGCGTCTTCTACGTCGTGGTGACGGATGCGATGGGTCGCGGCATGCTCATCTTCACCGCCACCGACCCGGCCGGCCCGTGGAGCGACGGCACCGTGATCCAGGGCGTGCACGGCATCGACACCGACCTCGCCTGGGACGAGGACGGGCTGGCGTACATCACCTACTCGGGCCTGGACGTGACCAGCGGCGAGGACCCAGGCGAGCACAAGGGCATCCTGCAGTTCACCGTGGACCTGGACACCGGCATCCCGCTGTCGGACCCGGTGTCGGTGTGGTCGGGCACCGGGCTGAAGTTTCCCGAGGCGCCGCACCTCTACCAGCACGGCGGGTACTGGTACCTGCTCATCGCCGAGGGCGGCACGGAACGCGGCCACGGCATCAGCGTGGCACGCGGCGAGCACCCGTACGGTCCCTTCACCGAGGGGCCAGCGGTGGGTGGACCGGCCAACCCGATCCTCTCCGCCCGCAGCACCAACCGGCCCATCCAGAACACCGGGCACGGTGACCTCGTCGAAACCCCCGACGGCGGCTGGGCGATCGTGATGCTCGGCATGCGGCCCACCGGCATGACCCAGGCGTTCTCCGCGCTCGGTCGGGAGACCTTCATCACCGGCGCCCGGTGGGAGGACGACTGGCTGGCCGCCGACCCGGTGCTGCTGAACCCGCGGCCCGGCGAGACCGTGTTCACGGATGATTTCACCGGGCCCGAGCTCGCGCCGGAGTGGATCGGCGTGCGCCGTTACTCGGCCGAGCTGGCGACGCTGACCGGTCGGCTGGTGCTGACCGGCGAGGGCGGCACCCTCGACGCCGAGCAGCCCGTTCTGGTGGGGGTGCGGCAACGCAACCCCTGGTCGAGCACCTCGGTACGGGTCGCGCCCGGCACCGGACTCGGTGGCCTGGGCGTGCGCTACGACGAGCACCACCACTACGAGATCGAGGTGGGAAACGGCATCGTGACGGCGCGCGCCTGCGTCGCGGGCATCCGCCAGGAGTGGACGGTGCCGCTGGCGCCGGCGCAGCTGGTCGACGGCACAGTGACCCTGGGCCTGGACACCGTGCCGCCGGATGCATCGTCGATCCTGGCCGGCCTGACCAGCGACGTCGTGGTGCTCAGCGTGGGCACCGGGGCCGACCGGGTGGAGCTCGCCCGCGTCGACGGCCGGTATCTCTCCCAGGAGACCGCGGCCTCGTTCACCGGCCGGGTCATCTGCCTCTACGCCGTGACCGGTGAGGTCTCCTTCGCGGCCTTCCGCTACTCGGGCACCGACTAG
- a CDS encoding glycoside hydrolase family 3 protein, with protein sequence MTITTPDTAVTDPTAARLAELLGRLTLEEKVLLLTGRDFWTTAPIEKIGLRRILVSDGPSGVRGEVWDERSPSLNLPSSTALGAAWDPDIARRYGNVAAVEARRKGVDVVLGPTINLHRSPLGGRHFEAFSEDPHLTAKLAAAYVEGVQENGVGATPKHYIANDFETDRFTADVVVSDRALREVYLLAFEEAITEAHAWLVMSSYNSVNGATVTENDLLETPLNSEWGFDGVVISDWTAVRSINSARFSQDLVMPGPAGPWGDALVAAVTSGEVDEAAIDRKVLRLLTLAARVGALEGFEPAVAAPVVVEDGIRFAKEAEIAGSVLVRNTGELPWAADTLTKVAVIGHNARFARTQGGGSATVLPEHIVTPIDGLIAALPNAEVTYSVGAVVQEGIAELPLGTIVNPHTDEPGARVRFLDASGTELFAEDRRATALVWFGGDAPISASAVLEFSTRYTPEETGEVLLGFAGAGNGRIYVDGTLLHEEHVIPEGTDLGAAFLSPPSASVAVQVTAGVSLDLVVEYDIDPEGALMGALSITIGIEPDQSNPDALIAEAVAAAAAADVVVLVVGTNSKVESEGYDRSDLDLPGRQDDLVRAVAAANPRTVVVVNSGSPVLMPWRDDVAAILLSWFGGQEYGDAVAAMLLGEAEPGGRLPTTWPKTLEDVPVLDVTPENGIVRYDEGIHIGYRAWLKADIEPAYEFGHGLGYTTWSIDDLTVDGSSLPAVGATMVTVTLSNTGERAGKQVVQVYASRADSTIDRPVRWLVGFAAVFAAAGESVSVDIQVPERAFADWQDGWHYETGSYLFEVGTSVTELPLSASIVLN encoded by the coding sequence ATGACGATCACCACCCCTGACACCGCTGTCACCGACCCCACCGCTGCCCGGCTCGCGGAGCTGCTCGGCCGGCTCACCCTCGAGGAGAAGGTGCTGCTGCTCACCGGCCGCGACTTCTGGACCACCGCGCCGATCGAGAAGATCGGCCTCCGCCGCATCCTGGTCTCCGACGGTCCCAGTGGCGTGCGCGGCGAGGTCTGGGACGAGCGCTCCCCGTCGCTCAACCTGCCGTCTTCCACGGCGCTCGGCGCCGCCTGGGACCCGGATATCGCCCGCCGCTACGGCAACGTCGCCGCCGTCGAGGCCCGCCGCAAAGGCGTGGACGTGGTGCTCGGCCCGACCATCAACCTGCACCGCTCGCCGCTCGGCGGCCGCCACTTCGAGGCGTTCAGCGAAGACCCGCATCTGACCGCCAAGCTCGCCGCCGCCTACGTGGAGGGCGTGCAGGAGAACGGGGTGGGCGCCACCCCCAAGCACTACATCGCCAACGACTTCGAGACCGACCGGTTCACCGCGGACGTCGTCGTGTCCGACCGGGCCCTGCGTGAGGTGTACCTGCTCGCTTTCGAAGAAGCCATCACCGAGGCGCACGCCTGGCTCGTGATGAGCTCCTACAACTCCGTCAACGGCGCCACCGTCACCGAGAACGACCTGCTCGAGACCCCGCTGAACTCCGAGTGGGGCTTCGACGGCGTCGTGATCAGCGACTGGACCGCGGTGCGCAGCATCAACAGCGCCCGCTTCTCGCAAGACCTCGTCATGCCCGGCCCGGCCGGACCCTGGGGCGACGCCCTGGTGGCCGCCGTCACAAGCGGCGAGGTGGACGAGGCCGCGATCGACCGCAAGGTGCTGCGGCTGCTCACCCTGGCCGCCCGGGTGGGCGCGCTCGAGGGGTTCGAGCCGGCCGTCGCCGCGCCCGTGGTCGTCGAAGACGGCATCCGCTTCGCCAAGGAGGCCGAGATCGCCGGCAGCGTGCTGGTGCGGAACACGGGGGAACTGCCCTGGGCCGCCGATACGCTCACGAAAGTTGCCGTGATCGGGCACAACGCCCGGTTTGCCCGCACCCAGGGCGGCGGCAGCGCCACCGTGCTGCCGGAGCACATCGTCACGCCGATCGACGGCCTGATCGCCGCCCTGCCGAACGCGGAGGTGACCTACTCGGTGGGCGCCGTGGTGCAGGAAGGCATCGCCGAACTGCCGCTCGGCACCATCGTCAACCCGCACACCGACGAGCCCGGCGCCCGGGTGCGCTTCCTGGACGCCTCCGGCACCGAGCTGTTCGCCGAGGACCGCCGCGCCACCGCACTGGTGTGGTTCGGCGGCGACGCCCCGATCTCGGCATCCGCTGTGCTCGAGTTCAGCACCCGCTACACGCCGGAGGAGACCGGTGAGGTGCTGCTCGGCTTCGCCGGCGCCGGCAACGGTCGCATCTACGTGGACGGCACCCTGCTGCACGAGGAGCACGTGATCCCGGAGGGCACCGACCTGGGCGCCGCGTTCCTGTCGCCGCCCTCCGCGTCGGTGGCCGTGCAGGTGACCGCCGGCGTCTCCCTCGACCTCGTCGTGGAGTACGACATCGACCCGGAGGGCGCCCTGATGGGCGCGCTGTCGATCACCATCGGCATCGAACCCGACCAGTCCAACCCGGATGCGCTCATCGCGGAGGCCGTGGCCGCCGCGGCCGCCGCCGACGTGGTGGTACTCGTCGTGGGCACCAACTCCAAGGTGGAGTCGGAGGGCTACGACCGCTCCGACCTCGACCTGCCCGGCCGGCAGGACGACCTCGTGCGCGCCGTGGCTGCGGCCAACCCGCGCACCGTCGTGGTCGTCAACTCCGGCTCGCCCGTGCTGATGCCGTGGCGGGATGACGTTGCCGCGATCCTGCTCAGCTGGTTCGGCGGCCAGGAGTACGGGGACGCCGTCGCCGCGATGCTGCTCGGCGAGGCCGAGCCCGGCGGGCGCCTGCCCACGACCTGGCCGAAGACCCTCGAGGACGTGCCCGTGCTCGACGTCACTCCCGAGAACGGGATCGTGCGCTACGACGAGGGCATCCACATCGGCTACCGAGCCTGGCTGAAGGCGGACATCGAGCCGGCCTACGAATTCGGCCACGGCCTGGGCTACACGACCTGGTCGATCGACGACCTCACCGTGGACGGTTCCTCACTGCCGGCCGTCGGCGCCACGATGGTCACGGTCACCCTCAGCAACACCGGCGAGCGGGCCGGCAAGCAGGTTGTGCAGGTCTACGCGTCCCGCGCCGACTCCACGATCGACCGCCCGGTGCGCTGGCTGGTCGGCTTCGCCGCCGTCTTCGCGGCCGCCGGCGAGAGCGTGAGCGTGGACATCCAGGTGCCGGAGCGCGCATTCGCCGACTGGCAGGACGGCTGGCACTACGAGACCGGCTCGTACCTGTTCGAGGTCGGCACGAGTGTGACCGAGCTGCCCCTGTCGGCCTCGATCGTGCTGAACTGA